From Streptomyces sp. NBC_01551:
CTGTCCTGAGCCCGCAGCAACAGGGAGAGGAGATCGTCGCGTTCGGTGTCCCCGGAGCGCCGGGCGGTGAGGATGACCTCGTCGATCACCCGGCGCAGGCTCGCCGACGCCGCGTCGAAATCGCGGTTGGCGCGGATGGGCAGCCGGTCCAGGAACTTCGGGGAGGCGGCCCGTACCAGCAGGTTCTTCAGGAGAACGGGCAGGTTCTCGCGTACGGCCGCCACGGCCGGCAGGCCGATGTCCGCGGAGAACAGCGTCGAGGCCAGGGTCTCGATGGCGTAGTCGGCCATCGCCTGCTCCAGGTCCACCTCCAGCCCCGGAGTCCAGGAGTCGGCGAGAGCCAGCGCGTTGCGGCTCATGGTGTCGGAGTACCCGGCGATGCGTTCCTTGGAGAACATCGGCTGGATCAGGCGGCGGTGCTTGCGGTGGACCTCGCCGTCGGAGTTCGCCAGCCCGTTGCCCGCCAGGGGCCGCAGCCGGTCGAAGAAGCGTCCCTTCTCGAAGTCGCGCGCCTGGGTGACCGTCACTTCACGCACCAGGAACGCCGAAGTGGCGACGTACATCGGCATCGTGCCGAGGTCGACGCGGACCAGGTCCCCGTGCTCCCGCAAGCCCGTCAGAAAACCGAAGGGATCACGCCACAGGTGCAGGGCGTGCCCAAGCAGCGGCACCGCCCCGGGCGCCCGTGGGACCGACCGCAACTCAACATCCGACACTCTGGGTTCCTCTCCGATGGGGCGTACGTGACCGGCTAACTGGAACACACCGGCGCAACCGCGCACTCGCCAGGGGCGCTTCCGGCCGGCCTGTTCCGCGGCCGCTGATCGCGGCGCCGACCGGGCGCCCCAAGGGATCTCGCAAGCCGGGGAGTTGGAACCCGGCCCACTCTGCTGACGCCCCGGCACACCCGGTTATGCTGCGTGTCGCTGCCGTTACGCCGCTCTGCCTACGCGAGCACACCTGCGGATCCGGCCGAACCCAGGTCCAGGCCGGCAGCGACTTGACACATGTCCGGCTCCCTTTTCCACGCCGCTGCTTTCGGAGGCCTCGTGACGACCCCGTACCCAGACGCAACCGGTGCTTCGCCCGCGCCCGTCCCGCCTCCGGGATGCCCCGCACACCTGCCGCAAGGTCCCCGGCCGGACGGCCTGCGGCGGCTGTACGGGCCCGAGGCGGAGGGCTCGCCCTACGCCATGTACGACGAGCTCCGCCGGCAGCACGGCTCGGTGGCACCCGTGCTCCTGCAGGACGACGTACCGGCCTGGCTGGTGCTGGGACACCGGGAGATCCTGGAGGTGATGCGCAACCCCAAGCAGTACTCCAGCGACTCCCGCGTCTGGAAGGTCCAGCTCGCCCCGACGTCCCCGCTGCTCCCCATCACCGCCTGGCAGCCCCTGGTGGCCTTCGCCGACGGCCACGAGCACGCGCGGCTGCGCGCCGCGATCACGGACAGCCTCGGCCGCTTCCGCCGCCGCGGCATCCGCAGCTACGTCGTCCGCTACACCGAGCAGCTGATCGGCGAGTTCGCGGGGAACGGCAAGGCCGATCTCGTGTCCGACTTCGCCGAGAAGCTCCCGGCCCTGGTCGTGGGGCGCCTCTTCGGAGTCCCCGAAAAGGACGCGCCGGCCGTGGGTGTCGCCGTACGGGACATGGTCAAGGGCACGGCAACCGCCCTGGAGAGCAACACGTTCGTCGTGGGCGTCCTGACCGAGCTGGTACGGCGCAGGAAGAGCAGCCCGGGCGAGGACTTCACCAGCTGGCTGCTGAGCCACGAGTCGGACCTCAGCGACCACGAGGCGATGGAGCACCTGCGGCACGCCATGGTCGCCGCCATCGAGAACACCACCAACCTGATAGCCAGCACGCTCCGGATGGTCCTGACCCACCCCCGCTTCCGCGCGAGCCTGTCCGGCGGCTCCATGACGCTGCCGGACGGCCTGGACCAGGTCCTCTGGGACGACCCGCCGCTCATCGTGCTGCCCACCCGGTGGGCGACCGCCGACACCCAGCTCGGGAGCCAGCAGATCCGGGCCGGTGACCTGGTGATGCTGGGGCTGGCCGCCGGCAACGTCGACCCCGAGATCCGGCCCGACCTGACCACACCGGTGCACGGAAACCGCTCGCACCTCGCGTTCGGCAGCGGGCCCCACGCGTGCCCGGGTGAGGACATCGGACGGGCGATCGCGGAGACGGGCATCGACACGCTGCTCGCACGGCTGCCCGACATCCAGCTCGTCGGGGAGGAGAGCGACCTGCGGGTGTCCGCTTCCCTGCTCTCCAGCCGCCTGGACAACCTGCCCGTCCACTTCACCCCCCGCCCCACCGGGAACAGCGCCAAGCCCGAGGCGGGCCCCACGGCCAAGGCCGGCGTCGCGGCGCCGGCCGTCCGGATCCCGTCCCCACCGGCCGCCGGAACCGGCGCCGGCACCGGCGCCGGCACCCGCCGGCCCTGGTGGCGAAGCCTCCTCTCCGGCCGCCGGTAGCGGACACGGCATGACGGGAGGCCCGGCCAGGCGATCCACGCCGTGGTCCGGGCCTCCCGCCCGTGTCGTTCAGGAGAGCAGCGCGCCCCTGCCCTGGAGCCGGACCGGCAGGTTCTGAAGGCCCTGGAGCGGGATGGACGCCACGGTGGTGGGGGCCTCGTCGGCGAGGGCCAGGCCGGGGAAGCGCGCGAACAGCGCCCCGAGCGCCACTTCCGCTTCGAGCCTGGCCAGGTTCGCACCGAGGCAGTAGTGCGAGCCGTGCCCGAACGCCAGGTGGTGGCGGGCCGCCCGGTCCAGGTCGAAGCGGTCCGCGTTCTCGTGCACCTGCGGGTCCCGTCCGGCCGCGAAGAGCGCGGCGATGACGGGCTCTCCCTTCTCGATGGTGACTCCGCCGATCTGGACGTCCTCGGTGGCGTACCGCATGAGGGCGTACCGCACCGGCGAGGAGTGGCGCAGCCCCTCCTCGACGGCGTCCGCCCAGGTGTGGGTGCCCGCGACGACCGCGGCGACCTGCGAGGGGTCGCTCAGCAGGCTGTGCACGGTGCCGGTGATGAGGGCAACGGTCGTCTCCTGCCCGGCGATCAACAGCAGGAACATCGTCTGGACCAGCTCTTGGTCACTGAGCCTGTCGTCGTCCGCGTCACGCGCCCGGATCAGTTCGGTGGCGAGGTCGGCGCCGGGGTTCTCGCGCTTCAGGGCGATCAGCTGCGCGAGCTCGCCGGCGATCGTCATCTGGGCCGCCAGAACCCCGTCCTGGTCGGACGACTCCGACGGCTGAGGCGTCACCAACCGGTCGAAGGCACCGCGCAGCCTCGCGGCCGCGGCCACGGGGATGCCGAGAAGTTCACAGATGACCTCGACCGGCAGCTGCCACGCGAACTCCTCGCGAAGATCGACCGCTTCGTCCGCACCGGCGCTCTCCAACCGGTCGAGCAGAACGCTCGCGATCTCCTCGATACGCGGTCTCATGGCCTCGACGGAGGCACGCCGGAAGGCGGAACTGACGAGCCCGCGCAGCCGCGCGTGAGCCGCGCCGCCCGCGTGGAGCATGCCGGCCCCCTGAATGAGCGCGCCGAGCTCCCAATCCGGGGGTATCCGACCGTCCGTCAGGGCCTGCCAGTGGACGGCGTCCTTGCTGAGCAGAGCATGCCCGAGCGCGTCCCTCGACGTCTGGTGGTCGAGGGTCGCCACCGCCTCCACACCACCGGGCAACAAGACCTTCCGGACCGGACAACCCGCCCCGCGAAGCGCATCGGCTTCAACGGCGGGGTCAGCGCCCGGATCGAGCGGGAACGGGATGGCATCAAGGTGTTGCACGAGTGCTCCATCACTAGGGTGGCACGTTCTTCGAGGGGCACGCCAATTGTGCCCAACACCCCAACGACCTGCGAAAGTAGGGCCGCCGCACCCTCAACCGGGCCCCCGGCCCGCCGGTCGGTCAGGGGCGCGATCGACGTCACCGTCACTTCGCCTGGGCGAGGCGGACCGCGTCGGGGCCGGCCGGGAAGCGGAGCTGGCCGGTCGTGTCGTGCGCGGCTCGCCACACCGCCTCGGCGACGTCGCTCTCCTTGGTGAGCAGGTCCTCGCCCATGGCATGCCGCGCCAGCAGGGTGCGGAGCTCTTCGAGGCACATGACTCCATTGCAGCACCGCGATCGCCCGCCACGCGGCCCGGCCGGCCAGGAACCGAATTGATCACGTTTGACGTCTTCGGGGGCACATGATCACGCAGAACGGGCGGAAAAGGAGAGACTGATATGAAAACCCCGGGGGCAATGCCATCCCGTCGCACGCTGCTGACCGTGGGAGCGGGGGCCGCGCTGGCCGTGGCGGTGCCGGCGGGCGCGGCCCGCGCGGCCTCGGCTTCGGCTTCGGCGTCGGTTTCGGCGCCGGGCGAGGCGGCCGGCGTCACGGCGCGGCTGCGCGTACTGGAGCGCGAGTACGGGGCGCGGCTGGGGGTGTACGCGCGGGACACCGCCACGGGCCGGACCGTGCTCTACCGCTCCGACGAACCGTTCCCCATGTGCTCGGTGTTCAAGACCCTCGCGGCGGCGGCCGTGATGCGGGACCTCGACCACGACGGCACCCACCTCGCGAAGCGGATCCACTACACGCAGCAGGACGTCACGGACGCGGGCGGCGGAGAGATCACGAAGCGGCCCGAGAACATCGCGGGCGGCCTGACCGTGGCCGAACTCTGCTCGGCGGCCATCGCCCAGAGCGACAACGCCGCCGGGAACCTCCTCCTGCGCGAGCTGGGCGGTCCCACCGCGATCACCCGCTTCTGCCGCTCGCTGGGGGACCGCACGACACGGCTCGACCGGTGGGAGCCCGCGCTGAACTCGGCCGAACCCTCACGGGTGACCGACACCACCAGCCCGCGCGCGATCGGGCAGACGTACGCGCGGCTCACCCTCGGCGACGCGCTGACCCCCGGGCACCGGGAGCGGCTGACCGGGTGGCTGCTGTCCAACACCACCAGCGGTGACCGGCTCCGGGCCGGGCTGCCCCGCGACTGGGCCGTCGCGGACAAGACCGGAGCCGGTTCGTACGGGACCAACAACAACGTGGGCATCGCCTGGCCGCCGGGACGGCCGCCTGTGGTCCTGGCCATCCTCAGCACCAAGCCGGACGCGGCCGCGCCCCGTGACAACGCTCTGATCGCCGACGCCGCGAAACTGCTGGCGGACACGTTCGCCTGACGGTCCGGGACCGCGAAGCCGCCGCGGCCCGGTCACCTGGGGGTGGCCGGGGCGGCGGCTTCCAGGTCGTCGATGCTGCCGGACATGACGGCGCGCACGTTCCGGGTCAGGTGCTCGGCCGGCCAGTCCCACCAGGCCAGCGCGAGGAGGCGGTTGACGTCCGCCTCGCTGTACCGGGTCCGGATCAGCTTGGCCGGGTTGCCGCCGACCACTCCGTAGTCGGGGACGTCGTCGACGACCACGGCCCCGGAGGCGATGATCGCGCCGTGGCCGATGCGCACTCCGGGCATGACCGTGGCACCGTGGCCGAACCAGACGTCGTTGCCGACGACGGTGTCCCCGCGGCCGGGGAGGCCGGTGATGAGATCGAAGTGCTCGGCCCAGGCGCCGCCCA
This genomic window contains:
- a CDS encoding cytochrome P450 → MRSVPRAPGAVPLLGHALHLWRDPFGFLTGLREHGDLVRVDLGTMPMYVATSAFLVREVTVTQARDFEKGRFFDRLRPLAGNGLANSDGEVHRKHRRLIQPMFSKERIAGYSDTMSRNALALADSWTPGLEVDLEQAMADYAIETLASTLFSADIGLPAVAAVRENLPVLLKNLLVRAASPKFLDRLPIRANRDFDAASASLRRVIDEVILTARRSGDTERDDLLSLLLRAQDSEGGEPLTDAEVRDELSTILFAGAETTAATLAWTFHELAAHPEVEAQVVAEIRDVVGDGPVSISDVPRLVCLRRVIDEVIRLHGVTLLMRRNTVPVELGGFTLPVGTEVAFSLYAVHRDPDLYANPDSFDPDRWLPHRQAEAGLGREAYVPFGAGNRKCIGDTFVWAEVTIAIATLLSRWRLTPVPGHTPREVASAVARADRILMTVEPRRS
- a CDS encoding cytochrome P450, with the protein product MATLDHQTSRDALGHALLSKDAVHWQALTDGRIPPDWELGALIQGAGMLHAGGAAHARLRGLVSSAFRRASVEAMRPRIEEIASVLLDRLESAGADEAVDLREEFAWQLPVEVICELLGIPVAAAARLRGAFDRLVTPQPSESSDQDGVLAAQMTIAGELAQLIALKRENPGADLATELIRARDADDDRLSDQELVQTMFLLLIAGQETTVALITGTVHSLLSDPSQVAAVVAGTHTWADAVEEGLRHSSPVRYALMRYATEDVQIGGVTIEKGEPVIAALFAAGRDPQVHENADRFDLDRAARHHLAFGHGSHYCLGANLARLEAEVALGALFARFPGLALADEAPTTVASIPLQGLQNLPVRLQGRGALLS
- the bla gene encoding class A beta-lactamase, with the translated sequence MPSRRTLLTVGAGAALAVAVPAGAARAASASASASVSAPGEAAGVTARLRVLEREYGARLGVYARDTATGRTVLYRSDEPFPMCSVFKTLAAAAVMRDLDHDGTHLAKRIHYTQQDVTDAGGGEITKRPENIAGGLTVAELCSAAIAQSDNAAGNLLLRELGGPTAITRFCRSLGDRTTRLDRWEPALNSAEPSRVTDTTSPRAIGQTYARLTLGDALTPGHRERLTGWLLSNTTSGDRLRAGLPRDWAVADKTGAGSYGTNNNVGIAWPPGRPPVVLAILSTKPDAAAPRDNALIADAAKLLADTFA
- a CDS encoding CatB-related O-acetyltransferase yields the protein MPGQPRVVLLKPLVTSPLIEVGEYSYYDDPDEPTAFETRNVLYHYGPERLVIGRFCALGTGVRFIMNGANHRMDGPSTFPFPIMGGAWAEHFDLITGLPGRGDTVVGNDVWFGHGATVMPGVRIGHGAIIASGAVVVDDVPDYGVVGGNPAKLIRTRYSEADVNRLLALAWWDWPAEHLTRNVRAVMSGSIDDLEAAAPATPR
- a CDS encoding cytochrome P450; the encoded protein is MYDELRRQHGSVAPVLLQDDVPAWLVLGHREILEVMRNPKQYSSDSRVWKVQLAPTSPLLPITAWQPLVAFADGHEHARLRAAITDSLGRFRRRGIRSYVVRYTEQLIGEFAGNGKADLVSDFAEKLPALVVGRLFGVPEKDAPAVGVAVRDMVKGTATALESNTFVVGVLTELVRRRKSSPGEDFTSWLLSHESDLSDHEAMEHLRHAMVAAIENTTNLIASTLRMVLTHPRFRASLSGGSMTLPDGLDQVLWDDPPLIVLPTRWATADTQLGSQQIRAGDLVMLGLAAGNVDPEIRPDLTTPVHGNRSHLAFGSGPHACPGEDIGRAIAETGIDTLLARLPDIQLVGEESDLRVSASLLSSRLDNLPVHFTPRPTGNSAKPEAGPTAKAGVAAPAVRIPSPPAAGTGAGTGAGTRRPWWRSLLSGRR